The genomic region atgcaaatctgtcaaaagaactgaaataaggggagagtctgcagaggcttagatacaagataatcacggaggtaaaaagtgttttaaattaagtgtttcatatccctttaaacatattgattgttttactaaaaaaaattataacataaaaattatttaaactgaAACCAATCCAGCTATATCCGTTGTGTACTTTAATAATAGTGTTCAATATCTGGTGCATATACTCATTATACATATGACCCCCTCCCCATATGTAGCTGTCATTGCTGTGTGAATTAGAGGTGTGTGTGTTTACACCACCGTGATTGGCCGGTTAACAGAAAGGAAGCTTGTCTGGCGGCCAATCAGTGAGGGGGCTAGTTTTTATAGCACGTTTGTTTGAATCACATTTTAacaggctatgagtaaggcttaggccgaaacgcgtaagccgtgtgTTTAGGTGCCCTGCACTAATTATCATTCCACATTTGTTTCTCTGCACTTTTATCTGGGGGTATGTACCCCTTACGCTTGTAACGTATTTACTACTTGGAAGTCCATTAAATCTGCTTGCTTGTTCCAACTCGTGTGCTTCTCATACTTTCTCTCTGTTCACTTTAATGCTTTAACTGTCACATATTGTTTTCTTCTCATCTGGATCGGCCCATTCTGGGGCCTTTCATTTTAGCTTGATAAAATTATAAACTAGGTTATGAAAGAAATTATGCCATAGAAAGAGAATTGCAGAAAACATTTGAAATCCCACCTAGACATAAAGCTAATATTCCACCAGTAACAAATGTATGTAATGTCATGGTATTGTGAATATGAATAAAGCTGTAATGCTGTTATGTGCTAATATAACTATAGTGAAAAAAGTAAATGGCACATActgctttaaagatcatattgttaatGGACTGAAGAAGGAATACACTGTGGTAGTTCCTATAATTTTATGGATGTCACTTGGTTCTGACTTAGTTTTCTCACCTTTATTCCCTATAGGAAGGGTGGAAACAACAAACTTATCAAGATATTTAACCATGATGGCATGTATGGTTTCTCTGAGCCCCTCACTTTCACCTCTGTAGTGGAACTGATCAATCATTATAAACATGAGTCACTGGCTCAATACAATCCCAAACTGGACACCCGATTGCTTCACCCAATGTCCAAGTACCAGCAGGTGAGTAGGTCTTTAATCTGCTGtatcacactgctctgtctttcTTCCTTTGTGTGTTTAAGATTCTTAGTTGTCTGTTCTCCCCTCCCCTCTGACACATGAGCATGGTCTCAAGATTTGTATGCTGGTGTTTTAGGACCAGATTGTGAAAGAGGATAGTGTGGAGGCGGTGGGAGAGCAATTGAAGATTTATAACCAGCAGTACAGGGAGAAGAGTCGTGATTTTGATACCTTGTATGAAGAATACACCAGAACCACCCAGGTAATGCGCATCAAACTCGCAAATGAAAGCTAAACAATTGTAATCAGAACAATGGCTGATCCTCTATCACGATTCATTTTAATGCAGGAGCTGCAGATGAAGCGTACAGCCATTGAAGCCTTTAAAGAGACCATCATAATCTTTGAGGAGCAGAGCCAAACTCAGGAGAGGTTCAGCAAGGAATATATTGAGAAATTCCGCAGGGAGGGAAATGAGAAGGAGCTGCAGAGGTGAGTGTATACAAATAGAAATCCTCAACCAACAGTACAGCCACTTAGAAAATCATACATCTCTAACACTATTGCATAATAATATACATGTCAAAGGGGCATGACCCATCCCTTTAAGGCATTTTCTTCTTAGTTATTTCAAACTGAATTCTGACTTTCTGCAGCCTGTACTAGATCTGCAACCTGTTCTTGTTTTGGCATGTtaatgttaacttaaagggacattaaacccaaaaaaattattttgtgattcagatagaggatacaattttaaacaactttccaatttacttattttatctaatttggttcattcttcaaaaattctttgttgaagaaataacaatacacatgggagagccaatcacacaaggcatcgatgtgcagccaccaatcaacagctactgagcctatctagatatgcttttcagcaaggaatataaagagaatgaagcatattggctaatacaagtaaattagaaagttgtttaaaattgcatgctccttctaaatcatgaaagaaaaattatggggtttgtgtccctttaaagtttttactttttGTTACATGTTCAAGAAACGTCTATTCTGTTGAAAACTGGACCACAAGGCACATGAAAATTGGTTAGAACTAcacattttaaattataatcccTGCTTTCGCAAGTCAACTCATGAGGATTGCATCATTGAAATATGCCCTCCTCATATTCACTTTCTGTGATTTGCCTTTTGTGCCCATTATTTAGTtttcatggcccttccatttggccttgccccAGCCTCCTTAAATATTGACAAATCTAAATGCTCTTGTGTCTACATTTCAAGTGGAAAATAAACTATGTCAATGTTGAATATACTGATTGcagctctgattttttttttaaggtcatTCATGGTTACTCCCTGAACACCTTTCCAGTATTTCTGTCTCTGCGTTGGATGGCGATTTCTAAGAGCTCCACTCATTATTTTCCCCTTGATTTCACTTGACGCCAATGAAGCTTAATTCTGTCTTGCTTTTGGAACATGATTGCTAGGATCTGTCTCAACAATCCCTTTATACTCTCCCTTATGCAATTCCCTCAGTGGTAATGAATCTTGGACAGTAATAACATAGAGATCAGTACTACTTACTGGTTCACTATGTTGGTATCTTACAGAGCTCGTAGGGTTTTAACCTCTCCAAAGTGTGTTCTGGACCTCTGTGCCATTCACTGGGTTTATTCTCAAGTGGCAACACTTTCTCTCTGATTATCTCAATTCCATTAGGTAACTTTGGTTGCCTGCAACAGTTACTGAGGGGGACGTAAGGTCTCTTATATTCTAATATCAGATAGGTTTGCAGGTCTCTGATTTGAATAAGTTATGTCACAGTCTTAGATCACTGGGAAATAAATTTCTTGAGAAATGTAAAGTTTCACTGTGTGGAATCATCACACGCACACTCCATCTTCCAATAGCTCTGTAGTTTAGGTCAGTCAGTGGTTGTCAAATACATGTGGCAGGGACAGAAGAGGCATGAGCTGTGTATGTGAATGCCACAGTGATTTTTAGGCTTGATCATCAACAAACCCACATAATGCACAGAAGTCTCTTACTCCATTTTACAATGGTAGACACTCTGTGCTTTCCGTTTGGTGTTACTCTCTTTGGTACCAATGGGTTATCCTAACTTTACCTGATTTCTTGACTTCTGGTTTAGGTTGCTGACTCTGCAACTGATGCATTACTATATATCTGAGCACCATTTAGCTCTTTGTGTGCCTCATTCTTTTTTGGACTGCCCTGAAATGTTTTTTCCCTAAGGTGGTGTGGCTCTCTTCGTTTTTATTAGGACATCACCAAAGAATAAATCAGCACGACGTTTCGGTGCAACTGACTTTGGTGATGTCCTAATAAACAGAATTGGAACTACACAAGTGGTGCTTCTTTTCTGGACTATTATTACTTAGTTTAAGGTGAGTGCAGAACCCTATAGCTTGCACCTTTTGCAGGACTGTTGAACACTGATATTGCATATTGGGTCTCTTCCttttgtcatttatttatttatttactctgaAGAACACCTTTGGAAGATGTTGGCATGTGGTTTGCACTATTATCAAGATACTTCAGTAAGTATGACTTTTTTCTCTGACTTGGGCCTTCCCTAAATAGGGACTATGCTTCCTGTGTTGCTATGGAACTATATGTCTGGTTTAAACCTAgaaaatcatgctattaaattatTTCCCTTTATATCTGAGGTTGACAGAACATGTCCTTCTGTTCTGCCTATGTCATATGATGTGTGGCTCAGCTGGCCATACCTGGGAGATGTGGAATAAGATTTCCTTCTCCTCTCCTCCATTTTGTTCCTCTTTTCTTGGCTTATCTATCAATTGAACTAtggtagaaaagaaagaacaacccACTCATATTCCTCTCTCCTGCATTTTATTCCACTTTAGGAGTGTGTACTACTAAACCATTTGTCCCGTTTTAAAAGTAAAGGATTGTATTAAAACCCAATTGTCTCAATATGTTTCACAAAATCAAAACAAGTATTGTACATTAAAGAGGTTTGTTTTAAGACCCTTGAGTGGTCTTCTGGTAATTCACAATAAAAGGAAGAACACAATCTGCTTAAAgagaacagtgtactgtaaatattCCCCCCCTTAAATGTGTTTCCTATGATCCATATTACCCACTGGAGTTTATTATATTGCTTACAAATATCTCATTTACCttcattttgtcatttgaaatagctactgtTGCCTGCTGAAACTTCCACCTATAATTAAAATGTCAATACTACAGTAATGGCAacagaaaatctatgtaaacaagaagcAGCTGAAGAAACCACACTCCCACTGGGGATTGGGACAGATAGGTACtaacattttcattttcaattgttctctcgaAGTATTGTCCTTTGTGTATGCAAAAGAGATAAAATAAAGTGGACTTAATGTATAGAATGAGAGCTAAGATAATGAGTTGTGATCTCCCTACAAGCTCAGCTCATTTCAATGGCTTGTGGTTTCATCGAACAAACCGCTATTTTGCATGGAAGAAAACCCATAAATTAGCAATTTCCCATAGCTTTTATACTCTGAAGCTgggataacaagtcattggaaacacattaagtggaAACCAACggtactctgtccctttaaactaatggcACACATTGTTAAACACAGTATGTGAATCTTTTAGGATAATGACTTTTTCGCAGCTAAATGTAGACAGTGAGATGAGATTGtagacatggaggcctatttatcatatgtctgtcggatattgcggatcaggtccgacagacaacgctgaatgcggagagcaatacgctctccgtattctgtattgcaccagcagctcttatgagctgctggtgcaacgccgccccctgcagacttgtggccaatcggctgccagcagggggtgtcaatcaacctgatcgtactcgatcgggttgaattccggcgattcctgtccgccgcctcagagcaggccgacagggttatggagctgcagtctttagaccgctccttcataactgctgtttctggcgagtctgcaggctcgccagaaacacagggcatcaagctccgttcggagcttgatagataggccccattgtctgctCTTTTAAAGAAATATCTGCCATACATGTGACTTGTAGAGATCAGTAAAGATGGTAAAGTGTACAACAGAGAATATTAATCACAAAACAGGTACATATGTATTGTAGATTTTAAGAACGATGGGACTCTAAAATTAAATACAGAAATTGCCAAACATTGAGCAGACAACGTACGTACAAATAACAaaagtgtttttaaacttttaattatctgtgttataaataaataaaagaagattACTACTTATTGAAATGAACCATAAGGATGACTGTTTTCTAGCCTGTTTATATATTTCTGTTCTGTAATTTTTTACTGTATCGTTTCCTTAATCTTTTAAAGCTTCTAACATTCTGTTTCTGGGTAGGTTGCTGATTAACGCAGAGAAACTCAAGTCTCGAGTGACTGAGATTCATGACAGCAAGATGAAATTGGAGCAAGACCTGAAAAAGCAGGCGTCCGAGAACCGGGAGATAGACAAGAAGATGAACAGTTTGAAGCCTGACTTATTGCAGCTGCGCAAGCTAAGAGACCAATATCTTGTGTACGTATGCGGCATCCACCTGCGTGTGCTGTCTGAATCGTTTCTATTGCCCCTTTTTTCACTGTTTATCCTTAATTCCCCCCTCTTACCTGCTTTTTTTCTCTAGTCCTCATACTCTGTATATGTACCTCTGTTTTGCCCTTTGTAATCATTGCTTTCCTTTTAGCTGCTTTTAGTTCTGGTTTAACGTTTCCATTTCCTATCCTGATACAGGATTTTCTTTATACTTGTCCCTTTCCTTCAACTTTTACTTTCTTCGAATTTCTGTTTCAGAATTTGAGCTAACAcattatgtgcttaaagggacattaaacactaaatacatgctagatagaatgatgcattcaaagaaaagattagtccatgactaacatgtagatgtattttttaaagtttcattagttgtttaaaaagtgacaaaataagtgtaaagttttagtgtctataaaacactgggagctgccatgttgtaacttgtgttaccatctctgctgtggccaattagggacagttatacataggtcactagagtctgcagccaatggttgtgctggatttaacagtgttctgcacttccatttct from Bombina bombina isolate aBomBom1 chromosome 2, aBomBom1.pri, whole genome shotgun sequence harbors:
- the PIK3R2 gene encoding phosphatidylinositol 3-kinase regulatory subunit beta isoform X2, whose product is MYGFSEPLTFTSVVELINHYKHESLAQYNPKLDTRLLHPMSKYQQDQIVKEDSVEAVGEQLKIYNQQYREKSRDFDTLYEEYTRTTQELQMKRTAIEAFKETIIIFEEQSQTQERFSKEYIEKFRREGNEKELQRLLINAEKLKSRVTEIHDSKMKLEQDLKKQASENREIDKKMNSLKPDLLQLRKLRDQYLVWLHGKGARQKDINVWLDVKNEPENPYSMMDDEEDLPHHEERTWYMGKMKREQAEELLAGKSHGTFLIRESRQKGCYACSVVVGGETKHCMIYKTATGFGFAEPYYLYSSLKELVLHYHHTSLVQHNDALNVALSCPVLSHHTR